A genome region from Gadus macrocephalus chromosome 15, ASM3116895v1 includes the following:
- the LOC132473815 gene encoding uncharacterized protein LOC132473815, translated as MCRPMTRRDPLLRLYLQASLRCPPSVPPASVTRAEETPPATWQPRRTLERAVMQQALGSRPAEGLSSVGGGLSLGCSRCAGRDRPGTLASLRTTMKPLPQRPPGAPPLGPSGGRRSPPRRRRTRSAGVGPKDDGEEEVVEEEDARKNAEVLSRILFLSLPSPPHPRPPTDPGPDPRPPTDPGPDPRPPTGPGPDPRPPTDPGPDPRPPTDPGPDPRPPTDPGPDPRPPTDPGPDPRPPTDPGPDPRPPTDPGPDPRPPTDPGPDPRPPTDPGPDPRPPTDTGPDPRPPTDPGPDPRPAPGGGSDPDPRPAPGGGSDPDPRPAPGGGSDPDPRPAPGGGSDPGGPGPSVEFGGRDVRTDVSRWAGLEAAVRGRLAVLLHAADGSMQRRLARVSWELARTDTELLCERAHWRHLARERQEAAERQRALSRQVDVAVSVIAALREQLNASEDRLEQREREALSIQSFLAAAARQEASGRLRLQRFIEALLERIALAERRVRSYQGEEHADCQRDRPPTQQLAEQARHRMSKSRSAGGQPYSGFHDDRSSSSSSRPSLDQDLDQDQDPGWVWEPRQRCRSLGYDV; from the exons atgtgtagGCCGATGACGAGACGCGACCCCCTGCTGCGCTTGTATCTCCAGGCGAGTCTACGGTGTCCTCCGTCGGTCCCTCCCGCCAGCGTGACTCGCGCCGAGGAGACGCCCCCCGCGACATGGCAGCCCCGTAGGACCCTGGAACGCG CGGTCATGCAGCAGGCGTTGGGCTCCAGACCCGCTGAAGGCCTCAGCAGCGTAGGGGGGGGGCTGTCGCTGGGCTGCTCCCGATGTGCGGGGAGGGACCGCCCCGGGACCCTGGCCTCGCTGCGGACCACCAtgaagcccctcccccagcgCCCCCCCGGTGCCCCCCCCCTGGGGCCCAGCGGGGGGCGACGGTCTCCCCCCAGGAGGCGCCGGACCAGGAGCGCCGGCGTGGGCCCCAAGgacgacggggaggaggaggtggtggaggaggaggatgccaGGAAAAATGCGGAAGTACTGAGTCGGATCCTCTTCCTCAGTCTACCCAGTCCGCCTCACCCAAGACCACCCACCGACCCGGGTCCAGACCCAAGACCACCCACCGACCCGGGTCCAGACCCAAGACCACCCACAGGCCCGGGTCCAGACCCAAGACCCCCCACAGACCCGGGTCCAGACCCAAGACCCCCCACAGACCCGGGTCCAGACCCAAGACCACCCACAGACCCGGGTCCAGACCCAAGACCACCCACCGACCCGGGTCCAGACCCAAGACCACCCACCGACCCGGGTCCAGACCCAAGACCACCCACAGACCCGGGTCCAGACCCAAGACCCCCCACAGACCCGGGTCCAGACCCAAGACCCCCCACAGACCCGGGTCCAGACCCAAGACCACCCACAGACACGGGTCCAGACCCAAGACCACCCACAGACCCGGGTCCAGACCCAAGACCAGCGCCTGGAGGTGGGTCAGACCCAGACCCTAGACCAGCGCCTGGAGGTGGGTCAGACCCAGACCCTAGACCAGCGCCAGGAGGTGGGTCAGACCCGGACCCTAGACCAGCGCCTGGAGGTGGGTCAGACCCAGGGGGTCCAGGGCCGTCTGTGGAGTTTGGAGGAAGGGATGTTCGGACCG ATGTCTCCCGTTGGGCGGggctggaggcggcggtgcGTGGCCGGCTCGCCGTACTGCTGCACGCGGCCGACGGCAGCATGCAGCGCCGGCTAGCACGTGTCAGCTGGGAGCTAGCCCGCACGGACACGGAGCTGCTGTGTGAGCGTGCTCACTGGCGCCACCTGGCCCGCGAGCGGCAGGAGGCGGCGGAGCGGCAGCGCGCGCTGAGCCGCCAGGTGGACGTGGCCGTCAGCGTGATCGCCGCCCTGAGGGAGCAGCTCAACGCCTCTGAGGACCGGCTGGAGCAGCGCGAGAG AGAGGCGCTGAGCATCCAGAGCTttttggcggcggcggcgcggcaAGAGGCCAGCGGGAGGCTCCGCCTCCAGCGCTTCATCGAGGCGCTGCTGGAGCGGATCGCCCTCGCAGAGCGGCGGGTCCGGTCCTACCAGGGGGAGGAGCACGCCGACTGCCAGAGGGACCGCCCCCCCAcacag CAGCTCGCTGAGCAAGCTCGCCACAGGATGTCCAAGAGCAG GTCAGCAGGGGGTCAACCATACTCTGGTTTCCATGACGACAggagctcctcctcttcttccaggCCCAGCCTGGACCAGGACCTGGACCAAGACCAGGACCCGGGGTGGGTCTGGGAGCCCAGACAGCGCTGCAGGTCCCTGGGCTACGATGTCTAG